aaaaatatttaacttgATCTGAGAGCCAGAAATACACTGTAACAGTGGTATAGAAAGGACTTGAACTCGTTGGGAGGGACACGTAAGGAGATCGATATAATACTGGTGGAGCCAGAATTTGGATAGAGGGTGATGCTCGATGGGAGTTCACTAGAATTGTTGCATGTTGTTTGTAAAAACACGAAGAGAAAGGTTGAGTGCAAAGCCAAGCTATGTCCTACACTTCGTAGGTCCAACTCTCTTGTGAGTCTGTGACTTATACTGAAAGTCCTGGagatatatattatttttttgatttgaaccattcattttttacCATCACATACTGGTAAATACCTGATCGACTTCCattagtgtaatttttttaaccagAGGTGGCACGTGCCACACCGCCCTCCAGTCCCACACCACACAGCTCCGCCCCCGAGATGTAACTCAAAAATGTCCTGGGAGAGGGCCAAGATTGCCAAGGATACTCCAAAACAGAGGATCTTGTTTTTCCGTTTTCgtacttctattttttttttcaaattggtAAGATACAGTTTTACATAAAGAGCCAAAATCCAGAATTTAACAAATTGGAGTCTGCAAAACATCGAACTACAAACAGATAAGCTAGTGATTTACCCTCTCACTTGTAGCATCGCACCGAACACGAAACGACGCAACTCCTCCTATCTGACCGCTCAGCTCTTCTCGCGATAAACACATCGCTCTCCTTCTTCTTATTCTCCGTCTTCAATCCCAGcgaatttagggttttgaaagcTACGGCGCGATTGCCGTATAGTTTTACCGAGAGCGGTGGCTGAGAGAAGTTAAAATTTGAAGGAGGAAGAACACGAAGGCCCGGAAAACGACGTCGTGGAAGACATCTTTCACTCTGCGACCAGGCCAAAAGAGTTACCGGCGACCGGTGGTCTGAGAATTTACCGGCGGGCGGTGGGTGAAGTGGAATTTGAGGAAACGGTGGGGCTTTCGGTgggaattttgaaaaagttgggGGGAGTGTTCGAGAACAAAGGAAGGGCGGGAGATTTGTGCTTGGGTGCGCACGTGGCTTGCATGAGGTTAGGATACTACGATGACGAGGATGATGATTATACAGGGGATGGGATTTTAGGTTTGTTCGGGGGTCCCTTTCTGAGTACTGCTATcggtaccgatggtaccgtagagAAAATGCTGAcggccgtcttcggccaccggacggctgatccgagccgtccaaaaattttaaaaaacaaaaccgagtggacctacgtgagaatcaatggcatccgaggtgtgtaaggtacttgatccgagcacccatttttcgtccatatatgtatatacgtgtatatacacgaaaaaagggtactcggatcaagtaccttacacacctcggatgccattgattctcgttAAGGCCCattcggttttattttttaaactttttggacggctcggatcggccgtccggtggccggagacggacGTCcagtggccgtcggtgcattttccctacggtaccaataggattttcgcTTTTTAAACTTATCTTTGGTGAAtgccaaataaaaagtttctgcAACTGAGGTAGGTTTTGCTAAAGTTTcgctaaaaaaaataagtacttaaaaaataagaatgttAACAAAACGAGATCTAAGATTTAACACATCTTTCTTTTAAAATGGCTTTCATTAGAACTATTCAATGAAGGAGGCAGTAGGAGTGAAGGAGGTGGAAGAAAGTCCTGCAATGCAACCCGCGCTGTGGGGTTGTAGGGCGGCTGATCTAGCCGTCCATTGGCTCAAATTTAATTTGAGCTCCTAttaattcgagccgtccattaTTTGAATTAAAATCCCAGCCCTCTATCACCAAAATGGATAACCAGATCGCCGCGCTACAACCCCGCAATGCAGCATAGTAGGATCCCTCGGTGCGAAGTTTCTAGAATGCAGGCTTATCCTTGACATTGTCAAAATAGGTTATGGATAAACAATTTTTGCACCAGTGATCTAATCAGCTGTTTTCAGAAACAGGAAGTACTCACCCTCCCTATGATTTCATTTGGAATACAGCAACAAACAAGAGCTGTCAGGAGAGCTTTGTACCTTAGAAATAAGGCAATACTCTTTCTTGATAAGAAATTCGTGTTCGAATGACAAACTTCTGGAAGCGAAATGAAACTTGTGAAGCCAAATAAGTATAGGGATATAGGGTAAGCCTCGGATGAATTACAGAAAAATGGTACAAACAATTTTCTGCATACTCCGTATTATAAATGGCTCTCGCGAATCGTACTCAACCCCCCAAAAAATGTTCTTTGTAACCTCCAAATAGTTCCTCAATTCAGCAAACATGTGACAGACCAATCTCCTATACCTAACACCTAAAACAATGATCATCACCATATGATATCCAAAAAATGGACCAAATAGAAAATGAGgtgaagcaaaaaagaaaaaaagatacgTCTCCAAGACTATTGGGACTAACTGGGGTCATCGAAAGAGCTGGGTTTCTAACTTTCATCTCCCGTGGTACCAATTCTATATAGCAGAAGTCATCTATGCATAGGCACGTTTTCTCATGTTCTTCCAGTAATTGACTCTAGTTGCTAAGCACTAACAAATAGGCAAAGACCCCTCTCAGGAAGACCAAACATGTGTCCTTTTTCGTTTTGGACACAAGAAGAAATACTCGACGGATTGCTCTATGACCGACTAAAAGAATGAATTGCATGCCAGTGATGCAGCTCCTCAAGCATGGGGACTGCAGGATATTTGGACTGAAAAGGTGCTTTCATTTTGGCCAACCTTCTATTTCTCTTCTCAAATGATGCAGCTCCTAAAGCATGGGAATCCTGCAACCCCTCCAGTGATTTCATCTTCTTGCCCACTCTTCTTGTTTAAGTTGATGAAGAACTACAACTCCAAAATGTGGCAATTCCTAATAAAATCATTGGAGTAGTTAATGTACTTGGTCCAAAAAGGACGGAGATGCTCAAAGCCTATCTGAAGCCATGGTTTTAATTGGCCATTGTAGTGGATAACAGCAGCCTTTTTCACACTCTCAATGTTGGTTTTGTTCTGGTAGCCCAGACCTAGCAAATGCCAAGACGGGTCGATTGCTTGAACATGACCTTTGAATGCAACCAAAGCTGGTGGTAAAGTACCCAGCTTCCACATAGTCATGTTTGACTTCAGATTCTGCAAAGATCGAGTACCATTAAGAAATCAGAGCTTATGAGTATGTTCATTACATAATTATTCATGACAAAAATCTAGGTACTCATCAATAGTAAAAGTCCATAGAGGAAAATTGCAATGAAACTTTGAAGAGGAAAACTTTCAACATGATTCATAATCAGAATACAGTGACTTCGCCAAAATCATGATGGGCATGTGCTTATTTGTCTAGCTAAATGAGCTGCAGGCCACAGTGTCTACCACAGGCGCCCATAAAATGATCATTGGAGAGCTAGGCGCCTATAAAATGATCATGGAGAGCGACTgtaagaaaatgattttttcattAGACtctattgaaaatttgaaacaacGTGACACAATTAGAAAAGGACAGGAATTACAAAAATAAGAGttaaattatgacaaaaaaacaTCCTCTGTCCGGTTCTCAGACTTGAGCCAAAATAGGAGAATAGAGGACAAACATATCTGCAGAAGTCTGACAGAAATCCAAATTACAAGAGATTACCTCCTTCAACCAGGTGTGATAAGTGTCTCTTATGTTTGAATTCCTCCATGCACGTAAATCAAAAACATTCATCCCATAAGCCCATGCGCATTCATCAGGGTTCAAATTCTTTTCTATGAGAGGATGTGAGAAATTGAAGTAGTTCCTGAACCTCTTAGACATTACCCACTCATCTTCACCTTTGCAGGTTTCTACAGCACCATTAACCTTTCCACCAAGGTCAATTTCCCAGAGTGGAGAGAGGTCACGCTGAATTACAACATCATCGTCTAAAAAAACCACTTTGTCAAGATTTGGAAATAGCTGCATAGCACAAATAGGAAACATTGTCAGCACCTTCTCCCAAAGAGGGCGGTGGTTCAGAGTGGGCGTCTGGGAGACAATATATAAAAGTTCATTGTAAGCTTCTCTACACTACAATTTAGGTCAGGAGGCCCATTGCTTGGAGGTGCTAATGTCCAaggtgggacaagctctaacaaatTAGCCGACATTGTGAATTGAAATTGTGTTTCATCAAAAACGTGAATTGAATTGCAAGGGTTCAGTCGAATCTTCAAGCTATACGAATTTCGGAAATATATGCATTTAGATTCAAAAcaatgtaaaattttattttgaatgatAATGTAGTGATGTAGTCTATAGATAAGAAGCTTGCTTATGGGGTAAGATATGTGGTCTGAGGAATTGAGCTCCACCATGACTTATAATCCTATATAACAGTTGTGTTACGACATAGGAGTATGAATTAGAGGAAACAAGAATCCAAatcataaattttgaaaactaagCATTCAGATAGGATATCATACTCAACAACATTCATAACTTGTTATACAGCTATGGTTAAGAAAAGTAATAATTTATCATACAAACATTAAGTCCATCTGATTTGGCTTGTATCCGAATAACTAATGTTTATTTTGTCACAATGGATAGATTTACATCCCATAAAGCATGGATACATATTCACAGTAGGAAATGGTGTAGCCGTGTAGGTAGATCATATTAGCATTCAGAAAATAAGTTGTCCAATGAGAGGTCATGTGCAAATAGCCGGAACGAGAGCGTAGgatggagggagggagaggaagagagctTTCTTCAACCACAATTTAATCCTGGTTTGAAACATGAATCCTCAAATACACTGGCTTTCAATCAAGCACGGCAaggattttatttcttattgcTTCGAAAATGACACAGACGACAGTGTATTGAAATAAGACAGAAAATCACCTCTGGCAAATAAATGCGAAGATGGTTAAGCAGTGAAATGTACTTTGGGCTTCTAGCCtgcaattttgaagcaaaaatcTGTGGAGTCGTGTCACTGAGGTTAGCCCCAGCAATATGATTCCCATGGTAGTAGTTCCGAATAGCATAATGGTTTTCTACAGCTTCTAGCACTGGTATATTCTCTCTTGTCAACCAGTCAAACTGATGAACACCTTTTACTTCAACAATAGCTGGAGAGATAGGATTCAGGGCAAACCACGAATGCATGCCCGCATATGTTTTCTTGTCAGTTATGACATGGAAAACTATCTTTTCCGGTTTTAGAGATGACTGTACAGTAGACGTGACTACAACTGAAGCTGCTAGAATGTTGTCGGATGACAAAACAAAGTGATAGTATGAGTTATCGGAAAGCGAAGGGAGTAGTTCGGGTGAAGGTAACTGCCGGCGGGCGTGAGCATTAGAGGAATACTCATCCGTCAAACGCAGAGAGAGGCAGTGGATCCCTTTAGGAACGGCACTTGAAGCAAAATGTTTGTTCATTAGTTCTGCGAATTTTGACTCCCGGATCTCCCTTTCAGATCTCTCCATCTGTGCAAGACCAAATACACTTTAGCTGAAATAACAGGTGCAAAACATAGTAGAGCTGACTTAGTCCAGAggagaataataaaaaaatgcattgttTTAACATTTTGCTCTCTTCTGCACATGTGGAGTGATATGC
This DNA window, taken from Rhododendron vialii isolate Sample 1 chromosome 8a, ASM3025357v1, encodes the following:
- the LOC131297975 gene encoding probable galacturonosyltransferase 13 isoform X1 — encoded protein: MQLHFSPSMRSITISSNSENGFSNDLMKIKVAPPHISYRTLFHTILILAFLLPFVFILTAVVTLEGVNKCSSFGCLGRRFGPRFLGRVDNSGQKLVKDFHKILNQVSSVEIPDGMKLPESFNQLVSEMKKNKFSAKDFALVVKGMMERSEREIRESKFAELMNKHFASSAVPKGIHCLSLRLTDEYSSNAHARRQLPSPELLPSLSDNSYYHFVLSSDNILAASVVVTSTVQSSLKPEKIVFHVITDKKTYAGMHSWFALNPISPAIVEVKGVHQFDWLTRENIPVLEAVENHYAIRNYYHGNHIAGANLSDTTPQIFASKLQARSPKYISLLNHLRIYLPELFPNLDKVVFLDDDVVIQRDLSPLWEIDLGGKVNGAVETCKGEDEWVMSKRFRNYFNFSHPLIEKNLNPDECAWAYGMNVFDLRAWRNSNIRDTYHTWLKENLKSNMTMWKLGTLPPALVAFKGHVQAIDPSWHLLGLGYQNKTNIESVKKAAVIHYNGQLKPWLQIGFEHLRPFWTKYINYSNDFIRNCHILEL
- the LOC131297975 gene encoding probable galacturonosyltransferase 13 isoform X2 yields the protein MQLHFSPSMRSITISSNSENGFSNDLMKIKVAPPHISYRTLFHTILILAFLLPFVFILTAVVTLEGVNKCSSFGCLGRRFGPRFLGRVDNSGKLVKDFHKILNQVSSVEIPDGMKLPESFNQLVSEMKKNKFSAKDFALVVKGMMERSEREIRESKFAELMNKHFASSAVPKGIHCLSLRLTDEYSSNAHARRQLPSPELLPSLSDNSYYHFVLSSDNILAASVVVTSTVQSSLKPEKIVFHVITDKKTYAGMHSWFALNPISPAIVEVKGVHQFDWLTRENIPVLEAVENHYAIRNYYHGNHIAGANLSDTTPQIFASKLQARSPKYISLLNHLRIYLPELFPNLDKVVFLDDDVVIQRDLSPLWEIDLGGKVNGAVETCKGEDEWVMSKRFRNYFNFSHPLIEKNLNPDECAWAYGMNVFDLRAWRNSNIRDTYHTWLKENLKSNMTMWKLGTLPPALVAFKGHVQAIDPSWHLLGLGYQNKTNIESVKKAAVIHYNGQLKPWLQIGFEHLRPFWTKYINYSNDFIRNCHILEL